In the genome of Streptomyces pactum, one region contains:
- a CDS encoding NAD-dependent epimerase/dehydratase family protein: MSGPVVIGAGATGVATAGQLADRGERVRLITRRGSGPDHPGIERVALDAGRTDELAEALAGATTVFNAAMTAYQTWPETMPPLFASILAATERAGADYVMLGNHYGYQQTTEPVTERTPMTPHTRKGRVRAELWRQAENAHNEGRLRVTELRAGQYLGPGAVSAFTLLVADRVLDGELALVHGNPDAAHSFSFTRDVAAALVAVGGDDRSWGRAWHAPVITTTVRRAATELAELHGAPEPRLEPLTERDLALLSLTDPLWREFAEMGYMSERPFIVDDGDIRNTFGLKPSTLREALAS, from the coding sequence ATGAGTGGACCAGTCGTCATCGGAGCAGGAGCGACCGGGGTCGCGACCGCCGGACAGCTGGCGGACAGGGGCGAGCGGGTCCGCCTCATCACCCGCCGCGGCAGTGGTCCCGACCACCCCGGCATCGAACGCGTCGCCCTGGACGCGGGCCGCACCGACGAGCTGGCCGAGGCACTGGCCGGAGCGACCACGGTCTTCAACGCCGCCATGACCGCCTACCAGACCTGGCCGGAGACCATGCCGCCGTTGTTCGCCTCGATTCTCGCCGCGACCGAGCGGGCCGGGGCCGACTACGTGATGCTCGGCAACCACTACGGCTACCAGCAGACCACCGAACCGGTCACCGAGCGCACCCCGATGACCCCGCACACCCGGAAGGGCCGGGTGCGGGCGGAACTGTGGCGGCAGGCCGAGAACGCCCACAACGAAGGGCGGTTGCGGGTCACCGAATTGCGAGCCGGCCAGTACCTGGGCCCGGGCGCGGTCTCGGCGTTCACGCTGCTGGTCGCGGACCGGGTCCTCGACGGTGAACTCGCTCTCGTCCACGGCAACCCCGATGCGGCCCACTCGTTCTCCTTCACCCGAGACGTCGCGGCGGCACTGGTGGCGGTCGGCGGCGACGACCGGTCCTGGGGACGGGCGTGGCACGCCCCGGTCATCACCACGACCGTGCGCCGCGCCGCGACCGAACTCGCCGAACTCCACGGCGCACCCGAACCGCGGTTGGAGCCGCTCACCGAACGGGACCTGGCGCTGCTGTCCTTGACCGATCCGCTGTGGCGGGAGTTCGCCGAGATGGGCTACATGTCCGAGCGTCCCTTCATCGTGGACGACGGCGACATCCGCAACACCTTCGGTCTCAAGCCCTCGACGCTCCGCGAGGCGCTGGCCTCCTGA
- a CDS encoding aldehyde dehydrogenase family protein, whose protein sequence is MDELDVLNPATEEVIATVPAAGRTDVDTAVARAARAQERWAALAPGDRARLLRRFAATVDDHLEELAALEVREAGHPIGNARWEAGNVRDLLDYAAGGVERLTGRQIPVPGGLDVTFHEPLGVVAVIAPWNFPMPIAAWGTAPALAAGNAVLLKPAETTPLTALRLAELALVAGLPEGLFQVLPGEGPIAGGALVEHPGVAKIVFTGSTAVGKEIMARCAATVKRVTLELGGKSPNIVFADADIEAAAAAAPGSFLDNTGQDCCARSRILVHAPVYDRFLELLEPAVRAFTAGDPADPATSMGPLISAAQRERVRSYVPETAPAAIRGETPAGKGFWYPATVLEGRPDDRTAVEEIFGPVAVVIPFADETEAVRLANATDYGLSGSIWTRDVGRAVRVSRAVAAGNLSVNSHRSVRYWTPFGGFRQSGLGRELGPDALHAFTETKNVFISTEES, encoded by the coding sequence TTGGACGAGCTTGACGTACTCAACCCGGCGACCGAGGAGGTCATCGCCACCGTCCCGGCGGCCGGACGCACCGACGTGGACACCGCCGTGGCCCGGGCCGCGCGGGCGCAGGAGCGCTGGGCCGCCCTCGCCCCCGGTGACCGCGCCCGGCTGCTCCGCCGTTTCGCCGCCACCGTGGACGACCACCTGGAGGAGCTGGCCGCCCTGGAGGTCCGCGAGGCCGGACACCCGATCGGCAACGCCCGCTGGGAGGCGGGCAACGTCCGCGACCTGCTGGACTACGCGGCCGGGGGAGTGGAACGCCTGACCGGCCGCCAGATCCCGGTGCCCGGCGGCCTGGACGTCACCTTCCACGAACCGCTGGGCGTCGTCGCCGTGATCGCCCCGTGGAACTTCCCCATGCCGATCGCCGCCTGGGGTACCGCCCCCGCCCTCGCCGCCGGCAACGCCGTCCTCCTCAAACCCGCCGAGACCACCCCGCTCACCGCGCTCCGGCTGGCCGAACTCGCCCTGGTGGCCGGGCTGCCGGAGGGACTGTTCCAGGTCCTGCCCGGCGAGGGGCCCATCGCGGGCGGCGCGCTGGTGGAACACCCCGGCGTCGCCAAAATCGTCTTCACCGGCTCCACCGCCGTCGGCAAGGAGATCATGGCCAGGTGCGCCGCGACGGTGAAGCGGGTCACCCTGGAACTCGGCGGCAAGAGCCCCAACATCGTCTTCGCCGACGCCGACATCGAGGCCGCCGCGGCCGCCGCGCCCGGCTCGTTCCTGGACAACACCGGCCAGGACTGCTGCGCCCGCAGCCGCATCCTGGTCCACGCGCCGGTCTACGACCGCTTCCTGGAACTGCTGGAACCGGCCGTGCGGGCCTTCACCGCCGGCGACCCGGCCGACCCCGCCACCTCCATGGGCCCGCTGATCTCCGCCGCCCAGCGCGAGCGCGTACGGTCCTACGTCCCCGAAACCGCCCCCGCCGCCATCCGCGGTGAGACCCCCGCCGGCAAGGGCTTCTGGTACCCGGCCACCGTCCTGGAGGGGCGGCCGGACGACCGCACCGCCGTCGAGGAGATCTTCGGACCGGTGGCCGTCGTGATCCCGTTCGCCGACGAGACGGAGGCGGTACGGCTGGCCAACGCCACCGACTACGGACTGTCCGGCTCCATCTGGACCCGCGACGTCGGCCGCGCCGTCCGCGTCTCGCGCGCCGTCGCGGCCGGCAACCTCTCCGTCAACTCGCACCGCAGCGTCCGCTACTGGACCCCGTTCGGCGGCTTCCGCCAGTCCGGTCTCGGTCGGGAGCTGGGCCCGGACGCGCTCCACGCCTTCACCGAGACCAAGAACGTCTTCATCAGCACGGAGGAGAGCTGA
- the eat gene encoding ethanolamine permease yields the protein MEPRPPPPAGSAPPGPGSSTAGAGPGTTAGPGTTSDVQDAYLERRTLRRGSAGPLLLTGLGVAYVVSGDFSGWDAGLSEGGFGGLAVAAALMGLMYTCLVFALAEMAAFLPTAGGGYGFARRALGTWGGFLTGTAILIEYVLAPAAISLFIGEYVESLDLFGLESGWPVYLACFTLFIGIHLWGVGEALRFSLAVTAVAVVALVIFAGAALAEFDAGSLDDIPVDEDAFGAGSWLPFGVLGIWAAFPFGMWFFLGVEGVPLAAEEARDPVRTLPRAMAAAMGILLLLALVTFVAACGARGSAAVASTGDPLVEALRPGGEATVWSRIVNYAGLAGLVASFFSLVYAGSRQLFALSRAGYLPRFLSLTSRRKAPYPGLLVPGALGFTLAAWSGDGARMLNVAVFGATISYALMALSHIVLRRREPGLHRPYRTPGGAVTSSVALVLACAALVATFLVDRDAAFIALGVYGVALVYFAVYSRHRLVAVAPEEEFAALAAAEAELARD from the coding sequence ATGGAACCGCGTCCCCCACCCCCCGCCGGGTCCGCTCCCCCGGGCCCCGGCTCCTCCACCGCCGGAGCCGGCCCCGGCACCACCGCCGGCCCCGGCACCACCTCCGACGTCCAGGACGCCTATCTGGAGCGGCGGACGCTGCGCCGGGGCAGCGCCGGGCCCCTGCTGCTCACCGGCCTGGGCGTCGCCTACGTCGTCTCCGGGGACTTCTCCGGCTGGGACGCGGGCCTGTCGGAGGGCGGCTTCGGCGGGCTGGCCGTGGCCGCCGCCCTGATGGGCCTGATGTACACCTGCCTGGTCTTCGCGCTGGCCGAGATGGCCGCGTTCCTGCCGACGGCGGGCGGTGGTTACGGTTTCGCCCGCCGCGCCCTGGGCACCTGGGGCGGGTTCCTCACCGGCACCGCCATCCTCATCGAGTACGTCCTGGCCCCCGCCGCGATCTCCCTCTTCATCGGCGAGTACGTCGAGTCCCTCGACCTCTTCGGGCTGGAGTCGGGGTGGCCGGTGTACCTGGCCTGCTTCACCCTGTTCATCGGCATCCACCTGTGGGGGGTGGGCGAGGCGCTGCGGTTCAGCCTGGCGGTGACGGCCGTCGCCGTGGTGGCGCTGGTGATCTTCGCCGGGGCGGCGCTGGCCGAGTTCGACGCCGGTTCGCTCGACGACATCCCGGTGGACGAGGACGCCTTCGGCGCCGGTTCCTGGCTGCCGTTCGGCGTCCTGGGCATCTGGGCCGCGTTCCCGTTCGGCATGTGGTTCTTCCTCGGCGTGGAGGGGGTGCCGCTGGCGGCCGAGGAGGCCCGGGACCCGGTCCGTACGCTGCCCAGGGCGATGGCCGCCGCGATGGGCATCCTGCTGCTGCTCGCGCTGGTCACCTTCGTCGCGGCGTGCGGGGCGCGGGGCTCGGCCGCGGTGGCCTCGACGGGCGATCCCCTGGTGGAGGCACTGCGGCCCGGCGGGGAGGCGACGGTGTGGTCCCGCATCGTCAACTACGCGGGGCTCGCCGGGCTGGTCGCGTCCTTCTTCTCCCTCGTCTACGCGGGCTCCCGCCAGCTGTTCGCGCTCTCCCGGGCCGGGTACCTGCCCCGGTTCCTGTCCCTCACCAGCCGCCGCAAGGCGCCCTACCCGGGGTTGCTGGTGCCCGGCGCGCTGGGCTTCACCCTGGCGGCGTGGAGCGGGGACGGCGCCCGGATGCTGAACGTCGCCGTCTTCGGCGCGACCATCTCGTACGCCCTGATGGCGCTCTCCCACATCGTGCTGCGGCGCCGTGAGCCGGGGCTGCACCGGCCGTACCGCACCCCCGGCGGCGCGGTGACCTCGTCGGTGGCCCTGGTGCTGGCCTGTGCCGCGCTGGTGGCCACCTTCCTGGTGGACCGGGACGCGGCGTTCATCGCGCTGGGGGTGTACGGGGTGGCGCTGGTGTACTTCGCCGTGTACAGCCGTCACCGGCTGGTCGCCGTCGCGCCCGAGGAGGAGTTCGCGGCACTCGCTGCGGCCGAGGCGGAGCTGGCCCGCGACTGA
- a CDS encoding glutamine synthetase family protein: MADRTPPLSTGELKRLIDSGEIDTVVLAFTDMQGRLQGKRFAARFFLDEVLDHGTEGCTYLLAVDADMNTVTGYAMSSWERGYGDFAMRADPATLRRTPWNPGTALVTADLTWHDGSPVPASPRQILRRQLDRLTERGWTAYAATELEFMLFKDTYESAWSRGYRDMSPANQYNIDYSVLGTGRVEPLLRRIRNDMGAAGMAVESAKGECNRGQHEITFRYADALTTCDQHAVYKTGAKEIAAQEGMALTFMAKYDEREGNSCHIHLSLRDGNGHPVLADDSAPYGMSPLMRHFLAGQLAAMRDLTLLHAPNINSYKRFRPGSFAPTAVAWGPDNRTCALRVIGHGHAHRLENRLPGGDVNPYLAVAGMIAAGLHGIDNALELPGPCTGNAYTGDAEHVPTTLREAAGLWRDSPIARGAFGDEVVEHYLNMARVEQEAFDTAVTDWERFRSFERM; encoded by the coding sequence GTGGCAGACCGCACCCCCCCGCTGTCCACCGGGGAGCTGAAGAGGCTCATCGACTCCGGAGAGATCGACACCGTCGTCCTGGCCTTCACCGACATGCAGGGCCGGCTGCAGGGCAAGCGGTTCGCCGCCCGCTTCTTCCTCGACGAGGTGCTCGACCACGGCACCGAGGGCTGTACCTACCTGCTCGCCGTGGACGCCGACATGAACACCGTCACCGGCTACGCCATGTCCTCCTGGGAACGCGGCTACGGCGACTTCGCCATGCGGGCCGACCCCGCCACACTCCGCCGCACCCCCTGGAACCCCGGCACCGCCCTGGTCACCGCCGACCTCACCTGGCACGACGGCTCTCCCGTCCCGGCCTCCCCCCGCCAGATACTCCGCCGCCAGCTCGACCGGCTCACCGAACGCGGCTGGACCGCCTACGCCGCCACCGAGCTGGAGTTCATGCTCTTCAAGGACACCTACGAGAGCGCCTGGTCACGCGGCTACCGGGACATGAGCCCCGCCAACCAGTACAACATCGACTACTCCGTCCTCGGCACCGGCCGCGTCGAACCCCTGCTGCGCCGCATCCGCAACGACATGGGCGCCGCCGGCATGGCGGTGGAGTCCGCCAAGGGCGAGTGCAACCGCGGCCAGCACGAGATCACCTTCCGCTACGCCGACGCCCTCACCACCTGCGACCAGCACGCCGTGTACAAGACCGGGGCCAAGGAGATCGCCGCCCAGGAAGGGATGGCACTCACCTTCATGGCCAAGTACGACGAACGGGAGGGCAACTCCTGCCACATCCACCTGTCCCTGCGCGACGGGAACGGGCACCCGGTACTCGCCGACGACTCCGCCCCCTACGGCATGTCCCCGCTCATGCGGCACTTCCTGGCCGGACAGCTCGCCGCGATGCGCGACCTCACCCTTCTCCACGCCCCCAACATCAACTCCTACAAACGGTTCCGGCCCGGCTCCTTCGCCCCCACCGCGGTGGCCTGGGGGCCGGACAACCGCACCTGCGCCCTGCGGGTCATCGGCCACGGCCACGCCCACCGGCTGGAGAACCGGCTGCCCGGCGGTGACGTCAACCCCTACCTCGCCGTCGCCGGCATGATCGCGGCCGGTCTGCACGGCATCGACAACGCGCTCGAACTCCCCGGCCCCTGCACCGGCAACGCCTACACCGGCGACGCGGAGCACGTCCCCACCACGCTGCGGGAAGCCGCCGGCCTGTGGCGCGACAGTCCCATCGCCCGCGGCGCATTCGGGGACGAGGTCGTCGAGCACTACCTGAACATGGCGCGGGTCGAGCAGGAGGCGTTCGACACCGCCGTCACCGACTGGGAGCGCTTCCGCTCCTTCGAACGGATGTAG
- a CDS encoding 3-oxoacyl-ACP reductase — MTEHDAACRRLVDRTAVITGAGSGIGLATARRLASEGAHVVCADIDERAGEAAAEEVGGLFVRADVTDAGQVEALFATAHDTYGSIDIAFNNAGISPPDDDSILTTGLDAWKRVQEVNLTSVYLCCKAVIPYMRRQGRGSIINTASFVARMGAATSQISYTASKGGVLAMSRELGVQFAREGIRVNALCPGPVNTPLLKELFAKDPERAARRLVHVPAGRFAEPEEIAAAVAFLASDDSSFVNAAEFLVDGGIAGAYVTPL; from the coding sequence ATGACCGAGCACGACGCGGCCTGCCGACGCCTGGTGGACCGCACCGCCGTCATCACCGGAGCGGGCAGCGGCATCGGCCTGGCCACCGCGCGCCGCCTGGCGTCCGAAGGCGCCCACGTGGTCTGCGCCGACATCGACGAGCGGGCCGGCGAAGCCGCCGCCGAGGAGGTCGGCGGGCTCTTCGTCCGGGCCGACGTCACCGACGCCGGACAGGTGGAGGCGCTGTTCGCCACCGCCCACGACACCTACGGGTCGATCGACATCGCCTTCAACAACGCGGGCATCTCACCCCCCGACGACGACTCCATCCTCACCACCGGCCTGGACGCGTGGAAACGCGTCCAGGAGGTCAACCTCACCTCCGTCTACCTGTGCTGCAAGGCCGTCATCCCCTACATGCGGCGGCAGGGCAGGGGCTCGATCATCAACACCGCCTCCTTCGTGGCCAGGATGGGTGCCGCCACCTCCCAGATCAGCTACACCGCCTCCAAGGGCGGGGTCCTGGCGATGTCCCGGGAGCTGGGCGTGCAGTTCGCCCGCGAGGGCATCCGGGTCAACGCCCTGTGCCCCGGGCCGGTCAACACCCCCCTGCTGAAGGAGCTGTTCGCCAAGGACCCCGAGCGTGCCGCCCGCCGCCTGGTCCACGTCCCGGCCGGCCGGTTCGCCGAACCGGAGGAGATCGCCGCCGCGGTGGCCTTCCTCGCCAGTGACGACTCCTCGTTCGTCAACGCCGCGGAATTCCTGGTCGACGGCGGCATCGCGGGGGCCTACGTCACGCCCCTGTGA
- a CDS encoding response regulator transcription factor — protein MSARILVVEDDVKQARLIRIYLEREGHAVRTVGDGRTAIDQARASRPDLIVLDVMLPHVDGLDVCRVLRAESRVPILLLTARSTEEDLLFGLDLGADDYMTKPYSPRELTARVRALLRRAQGAGAPAPEVFRVGGLEIDTARFEVTVAGVPVPLTVKEFGILAVLAGEPGRVFTRAQIIDRVFGFDRDVLERTVDAHVMNLRRKLERVPGSVRCVETVYGRGYRLMDGGR, from the coding sequence TTGAGCGCGCGGATACTGGTCGTCGAGGACGACGTCAAACAGGCGCGGCTGATACGGATATATCTGGAACGCGAAGGGCACGCGGTCCGGACGGTCGGGGACGGCCGGACCGCGATCGATCAGGCCAGGGCGTCGCGGCCGGACCTGATCGTGCTCGACGTGATGCTCCCCCACGTCGACGGGCTGGACGTGTGCCGTGTGCTGCGTGCCGAGTCCCGGGTACCGATCCTGCTGCTGACCGCGCGCAGCACGGAGGAGGACCTGCTGTTCGGGCTGGACCTGGGTGCCGACGACTACATGACCAAGCCGTACAGTCCGCGGGAGCTGACCGCGCGGGTACGGGCGCTGCTGCGCCGGGCCCAGGGGGCCGGGGCGCCCGCGCCGGAGGTGTTCCGGGTCGGGGGCCTGGAGATCGACACCGCTCGTTTCGAGGTCACCGTGGCGGGAGTGCCGGTGCCGTTGACCGTCAAGGAGTTCGGCATCCTGGCGGTGCTCGCCGGAGAGCCGGGGCGGGTGTTCACCCGGGCCCAGATCATCGACCGGGTGTTCGGGTTCGATCGGGATGTCCTGGAGCGCACCGTGGACGCGCACGTGATGAACCTGCGGCGCAAGCTGGAGCGCGTTCCCGGCAGCGTCCGCTGTGTGGAGACGGTGTACGGCAGGGGCTACCGACTGATGGACGGCGGGCGATGA
- a CDS encoding GlxA family transcriptional regulator: protein MHRVAVLAIPAIKPFDLSMPSALLGAAELDGRPGYEVTVCTATPGVIGASGGIEVVVRHGLEAVAAADTVIVPSTASRHDTDPAALDALREAAAAGKRIASICSGAFALAHAGLLDGRVATTHWALAEEMRHAFPSVHVDADRLFAEDGPLITGAGSAAGIDLCLHLISRDYGAAVANAAARAAVVTPVRHGGQAQFVHTPLPAETGSSLDAARVWALRHLDRPISLHDLAARARVSVRTLTRRFTAETGVTPFRWLLQQRLLRARELLETTDLTVDQVADRSGLGSGESLRQHLRRQIGMTPAAYRSAFAHRRA from the coding sequence ATGCATCGTGTCGCTGTCCTGGCCATACCCGCGATCAAGCCCTTCGACCTGTCCATGCCGTCGGCGCTGCTCGGCGCCGCCGAACTCGACGGTCGCCCCGGCTACGAGGTGACGGTGTGCACCGCGACGCCCGGTGTGATCGGCGCCTCCGGCGGAATCGAGGTGGTGGTACGGCACGGCCTTGAGGCGGTCGCGGCGGCGGACACGGTGATCGTCCCTTCGACGGCCAGCCGGCACGACACCGATCCGGCCGCACTGGACGCCTTGCGGGAGGCGGCCGCCGCGGGCAAGCGCATCGCCTCGATCTGCAGCGGTGCCTTCGCCCTCGCTCACGCCGGTCTCCTCGACGGCCGTGTCGCCACCACCCACTGGGCTCTGGCCGAGGAGATGCGGCACGCCTTCCCCTCGGTGCACGTGGACGCCGACCGGTTGTTCGCCGAGGACGGGCCGCTCATCACCGGTGCGGGCTCGGCCGCCGGGATCGACCTGTGTCTGCACCTGATCAGCCGCGACTACGGCGCGGCCGTGGCCAACGCGGCGGCCCGCGCCGCCGTCGTCACCCCGGTCCGGCACGGCGGGCAGGCGCAGTTCGTGCACACCCCGCTGCCGGCCGAGACCGGCTCCTCGCTGGACGCGGCCCGCGTCTGGGCGCTGCGGCACCTGGACCGGCCGATCTCGCTGCACGACCTGGCCGCCCGGGCCCGGGTGAGTGTGCGGACCCTGACCCGCCGCTTCACGGCCGAGACCGGGGTGACCCCGTTCCGGTGGTTGCTCCAGCAGCGGCTGCTGCGCGCCCGTGAGCTGCTGGAGACCACCGATCTCACCGTGGACCAGGTGGCCGACCGCAGCGGGCTCGGCTCCGGCGAGTCGCTCCGCCAGCACCTGAGGCGCCAGATCGGCATGACCCCGGCCGCCTACCGGAGCGCCTTCGCCCACCGCCGCGCGTGA
- a CDS encoding FadR/GntR family transcriptional regulator encodes MNGDVDVETPRTDPDRLAAVLRPVRAGNGFEEALERILRIVRLGLVPVGGRLPAERDLAERLRISRVTLREVLKVLHDQGLVVSRRGRYGGTFVCARPGPEHGEEELRRRVAGVDVQDVLRFREVLEVGAAGLCAAHGLDGERAARLRAALEATGEAPPADYRRQDTLFHLTLAELSGSPTLAAQYAAVRATVNDLLDCIPLLVRNLEHSQQQHAAVVEAVLEGDADGAREVMREHCAGTAALLRGFLADGPAGG; translated from the coding sequence ATGAACGGCGACGTGGATGTGGAGACGCCCCGGACGGACCCGGACCGGCTGGCGGCCGTGCTCCGGCCGGTGCGGGCCGGCAACGGGTTCGAGGAGGCGCTGGAGCGGATACTGCGGATCGTGCGGCTCGGCCTGGTGCCGGTGGGCGGGCGGTTGCCGGCCGAGCGGGACCTCGCCGAGCGGTTGCGGATCAGCCGGGTGACGTTGCGCGAGGTGCTGAAGGTGCTGCACGACCAGGGCCTGGTGGTGAGCCGGCGCGGCCGGTACGGCGGCACCTTCGTGTGTGCCCGGCCCGGGCCGGAGCACGGCGAGGAGGAGTTGCGCCGCCGGGTGGCGGGGGTGGACGTGCAGGACGTGCTGCGCTTCCGGGAGGTGCTGGAGGTGGGGGCGGCCGGGTTGTGCGCGGCGCACGGGCTGGACGGTGAGCGGGCGGCGCGGCTGCGGGCGGCACTGGAGGCGACGGGCGAGGCGCCGCCGGCGGACTACCGCCGGCAGGACACGCTGTTCCACCTCACCCTGGCGGAGTTGTCCGGGTCGCCCACGCTGGCGGCGCAGTACGCGGCGGTCCGGGCGACCGTCAACGACCTGCTGGACTGCATACCGCTGCTGGTGCGGAACCTGGAGCACTCGCAGCAGCAGCACGCCGCGGTGGTGGAGGCGGTGCTGGAAGGGGACGCGGACGGGGCGCGCGAGGTGATGCGGGAGCACTGCGCGGGGACGGCGGCGCTGCTGCGCGGCTTCCTCGCCGACGGCCCGGCCGGAGGGTGA
- a CDS encoding geranylgeranyl reductase family protein has translation MDPSPHHGDSADIIVVGAGPAGCSAAYHLARAGHDVLLLEKATFPRDKICGDGLTPRAVRELLDMGIDLDGDGWVRTRGLRVHGSGTTVELPWPDVASYPDHGLVRPREDLDQLLARNAVAAGARLLEGTRVTAPLVDPATGHVRGVVAHRDGATYTYRAPLLVAADGAAGRLAVALGLHQRTDRPMGVAVRRYYRAPHRNRDHLEAWLDLETRDGRGRPVMPFGYGWIFPVGDGVFNVGVGTFHLGRRPEVDHRRIFREWTARLPAAWHFDEDHATGPLRGAPLPAGLNRRPQYTRGLLLTGDAGGMINPLSGEGIDYAMESGRLTAETVTRALAQPTARARDEALLRYPVTIREAYGRYFTVGRLVVQALNHPRVMKLVATHSLQRPVLRRFMFKLWVNLTDPHSPDALDRVVTALQRAAPAA, from the coding sequence ATGGACCCGTCCCCCCACCACGGCGACTCGGCCGACATCATCGTCGTCGGCGCCGGCCCGGCCGGCTGCAGCGCCGCCTACCACCTGGCCCGCGCGGGACACGACGTCCTGCTGCTGGAGAAGGCCACCTTCCCGCGGGACAAGATCTGCGGGGACGGGCTCACGCCGCGCGCCGTGCGGGAACTCCTCGACATGGGCATCGACCTCGACGGGGACGGGTGGGTGCGCACACGCGGTCTGCGGGTGCACGGCTCCGGCACCACCGTCGAGCTGCCCTGGCCCGACGTGGCGTCCTACCCCGACCACGGGCTCGTGCGGCCCCGCGAGGACCTCGACCAGCTGCTCGCCCGGAACGCGGTGGCGGCGGGTGCGCGCCTGCTGGAGGGAACCAGGGTCACCGCGCCGCTGGTCGATCCGGCCACCGGCCACGTCCGCGGCGTGGTCGCCCACCGGGACGGTGCCACCTACACCTACCGTGCGCCCCTGCTGGTGGCCGCCGACGGCGCCGCCGGCCGGCTCGCCGTCGCCCTCGGTCTCCACCAGCGCACCGACCGGCCCATGGGCGTAGCCGTACGCCGCTACTACAGGGCGCCGCACCGCAACCGGGATCACCTGGAGGCATGGCTCGACCTGGAGACCCGCGACGGCCGGGGCCGGCCCGTCATGCCGTTCGGCTACGGATGGATCTTCCCGGTCGGTGACGGCGTCTTCAACGTCGGCGTCGGAACCTTCCACCTGGGACGCAGACCCGAGGTCGATCACCGGCGCATCTTCCGGGAGTGGACCGCCAGGCTCCCCGCGGCCTGGCACTTCGACGAGGATCACGCCACCGGACCGCTGCGCGGAGCGCCGCTGCCCGCCGGACTCAACCGCCGCCCCCAGTACACCCGCGGTCTGCTGCTGACCGGCGACGCCGGTGGAATGATCAACCCGCTCAGCGGTGAAGGCATCGACTACGCGATGGAATCCGGCCGCCTGACCGCCGAAACCGTCACCCGGGCCCTGGCACAGCCCACCGCACGCGCCCGCGACGAAGCCCTGCTGCGCTACCCCGTGACCATCCGGGAGGCCTACGGGCGCTACTTCACGGTGGGACGCCTCGTCGTGCAGGCCCTGAACCATCCGCGCGTCATGAAGCTCGTCGCCACCCACAGCCTGCAGCGGCCCGTCCTCCGGCGCTTCATGTTCAAGCTCTGGGTCAACCTCACCGACCCGCACAGCCCGGACGCCCTCGACCGCGTCGTCACCGCCCTGCAACGCGCGGCCCCCGCGGCCTGA
- a CDS encoding TSUP family transporter — MDWSRGLLGFAAGLLISVATAPVGVSGAVFLLPVQVSVLGVPSPAVTPTNLLYNVVAGPGALLRYRRAGRLAGPLTRLLVAGTLPGVVLGALVRVFAVPGPRVFRLLVAALLLPLGLWLGLRTVRPAPARAPRPPSPRSIRASALAVGVAGGVYGIGGGSLLGPILVGRGIPVATVAPAALAATFVTSVLGAVTYALLSLTAMGEVAPDWLLGLSCGAGGLLGGYLGARLQPRLPETALRLLLVVLATGVGALYAVQVMG, encoded by the coding sequence GTGGACTGGTCGAGGGGGCTGCTCGGTTTCGCCGCCGGGCTGCTGATATCCGTCGCCACGGCGCCCGTGGGCGTGTCCGGGGCGGTGTTCCTGCTGCCCGTCCAGGTCAGCGTGCTGGGCGTGCCGAGCCCGGCGGTGACCCCGACGAACCTGCTCTACAACGTCGTGGCCGGCCCCGGCGCCCTCCTCCGCTACCGGCGGGCCGGTCGTCTCGCAGGACCACTGACCCGTCTGCTGGTCGCCGGCACCCTGCCCGGTGTCGTCCTCGGCGCCCTCGTCCGTGTCTTCGCGGTCCCCGGCCCGCGCGTCTTCCGTCTGCTCGTCGCGGCGCTCCTGCTGCCGCTCGGGTTGTGGCTGGGGCTGCGGACCGTACGTCCGGCGCCGGCCCGTGCGCCGCGTCCGCCCTCGCCGCGCTCCATCAGGGCGTCGGCCCTGGCCGTCGGCGTCGCCGGCGGGGTCTACGGGATCGGAGGGGGCTCCCTGCTCGGCCCGATCCTCGTGGGCCGGGGAATCCCGGTCGCCACCGTCGCGCCGGCAGCGCTGGCCGCCACCTTCGTGACCTCCGTCCTCGGTGCGGTCACCTACGCGCTGCTGTCCCTGACCGCCATGGGCGAGGTCGCCCCCGACTGGCTGCTGGGCCTGTCCTGCGGGGCCGGCGGCCTCCTCGGCGGGTACCTGGGCGCACGCCTCCAGCCCCGCCTGCCCGAGACCGCCCTGCGCCTGCTGCTCGTGGTCCTGGCGACCGGGGTCGGCGCGCTGTACGCGGTGCAGGTCATGGGCTGA